A stretch of the Filimonas lacunae genome encodes the following:
- a CDS encoding DUF4159 domain-containing protein, whose product MRAAKFTFTRLRYRSGDWDTDQRMPANLLNSLIEYTTIPVELQEKVIDLSSNDLFDAPFCYLSGHKLVQFDAQESANFKKYVQNGGFVFVDDCNHDIDGLFAKSFEAQMTALFGSSALKKIPNTHELYHSFFSFEKGPPNTLFELNGWGDDLVHDYLKAIMVNGRIGVLYSNKDYGCEWDYDFRNKRFLAEDNTKFGVNIIVYAMS is encoded by the coding sequence ATGAGAGCGGCTAAATTTACTTTCACCCGGTTACGGTACAGGTCTGGCGATTGGGATACCGATCAGCGTATGCCCGCCAACCTGCTCAATTCGCTGATAGAGTACACCACTATTCCCGTTGAGTTACAGGAGAAGGTGATAGACCTTTCTTCCAACGATTTGTTCGATGCACCTTTTTGTTACCTGAGCGGTCATAAGCTGGTGCAGTTTGATGCACAGGAAAGCGCTAATTTTAAAAAGTATGTGCAAAACGGCGGCTTTGTGTTTGTAGATGACTGCAATCATGATATTGACGGCCTGTTTGCCAAATCGTTTGAAGCGCAGATGACTGCTTTGTTTGGCAGCAGCGCTTTAAAAAAGATCCCCAACACGCACGAGCTGTACCATTCTTTTTTCTCTTTTGAAAAAGGCCCGCCCAATACTTTGTTTGAGCTCAATGGCTGGGGCGACGACCTGGTACACGATTACCTGAAAGCCATTATGGTAAATGGCCGCATAGGGGTGCTGTACAGCAATAAGGATTATGGTTGCGAGTGGGATTACGATTTTCGCAACAAACGTTTCCTGGCAGAAGACAATACCAAATTCGGGGTCAATATTATAGTATACGCTATGTCTTAA
- a CDS encoding TldD/PmbA family protein, which yields MAILTKEQAQALLKKVLSYSKADECEASLNGSEGGNIRYARNAVSTAGDISNLTLSVSATFGKKTGTATINEFSDTALQRVVKRAEELAQLAPENPEYVPLLGPQTYQESINYIPATAAITPDTRAEAVAKSIQVSKEANLQAAGYIENTTSCYALMNSKGLFAYNKDTDVVFTITTRNEAGTGSGYAARGFNDISKLDTYSATKISASKANGSVNAKAIEPGKYTVILEPVAAAYMLENMFRGLDARNADEGRSFMSKPGGGNRLGEQLMDEKVNLYSDPFNPELPSATWSRDGQPLQRINWIENGVVKNLAYNRYWAQQKKVQPVPFPSNMIMTGGTASLDELIKNTEKGILVSRLWYIRMVDPQSLLLTGLTRDGTFYIENGKIQFPIKNMRFNESPVIMLNNVEALGKPERTISIESYRSYLIPPMKIRDFTFTSLSDAI from the coding sequence ATGGCAATACTTACTAAAGAACAAGCACAGGCGCTGTTAAAAAAAGTGCTGAGCTATTCTAAAGCAGACGAATGCGAAGCAAGCCTGAACGGCTCGGAAGGCGGCAACATCCGCTATGCCCGCAACGCCGTTTCTACCGCCGGCGACATCAGCAATCTTACCTTATCGGTAAGCGCCACTTTTGGTAAAAAAACAGGCACCGCCACTATTAACGAATTTTCAGATACCGCTTTACAACGCGTTGTAAAGCGTGCCGAAGAACTGGCACAGCTGGCTCCCGAAAACCCGGAATACGTGCCACTGCTGGGCCCGCAAACTTACCAGGAAAGCATTAACTACATTCCGGCTACCGCCGCCATCACTCCCGACACACGCGCCGAAGCAGTAGCCAAAAGCATACAGGTGTCAAAAGAAGCCAACCTGCAGGCCGCCGGTTATATAGAAAATACCACCAGCTGCTACGCACTGATGAACTCAAAAGGCTTGTTTGCTTACAATAAAGACACAGATGTAGTATTCACCATCACCACCCGCAACGAAGCAGGTACCGGCTCGGGCTATGCAGCCCGTGGCTTTAACGACATCAGCAAGCTAGATACTTATAGTGCTACTAAAATATCCGCTTCCAAAGCCAACGGCTCGGTAAACGCCAAAGCCATTGAGCCCGGCAAATACACCGTTATACTGGAGCCCGTAGCCGCCGCTTATATGCTGGAAAACATGTTTCGTGGATTGGATGCACGCAACGCCGATGAAGGCCGCAGCTTTATGAGCAAGCCCGGTGGCGGCAACCGCCTGGGTGAACAACTGATGGATGAAAAGGTAAACCTCTACTCCGATCCGTTTAACCCCGAGTTGCCTTCCGCAACCTGGAGTCGCGATGGCCAGCCATTGCAACGTATAAACTGGATAGAGAACGGCGTGGTAAAAAACCTGGCTTACAACCGTTACTGGGCACAACAGAAAAAAGTGCAGCCTGTGCCTTTTCCTTCTAATATGATTATGACCGGCGGCACCGCTTCGCTGGATGAACTGATTAAGAATACAGAAAAAGGCATACTGGTATCGCGCCTGTGGTATATACGTATGGTGGACCCGCAATCGTTATTACTTACCGGCCTTACACGTGACGGAACGTTCTATATTGAAAATGGTAAAATTCAGTTTCCCATTAAAAACATGCGCTTTAACGAAAGCCCGGTTATCATGCTGAACAACGTAGAAGCATTGGGCAAACCGGAAAGAACTATCAGCATAGAATCGTATCGCAGCTATCTGATACCACCCATGAAAATCAGGGACTTCACCTTTACCTCCTTATCAGACGCTATTTAA
- a CDS encoding alpha/beta fold hydrolase, whose product MEISALTAETQFAPINGNQIAYRVLGQGPYLLMYNRFRGVLDTWDPLFIDTLAGSNTVVLFDYPGIGDSAGMLPEDMTVVANTGVSLMSHLGVNTFSVAGWSYGGLAAQAALFLHPQQIIKAVLIGTNPVGQNEIPLDTTFLEYAFKPVNTLEDEYVLFFEPAQGKSLAAANASHERIAQRLVRGKIPVGMETYQYYSKGAAMMREDKAGFRAQYASLQAPVLVISGDHDISFPVENWFSLLRTAPSIQHIIVHGSGHGPQHQEPELIAGYMNLFLNRPA is encoded by the coding sequence ATGGAAATCTCCGCCTTAACAGCTGAAACTCAATTTGCCCCCATCAATGGTAACCAGATCGCTTATCGTGTTTTGGGGCAGGGGCCTTACCTGCTTATGTATAACCGTTTCAGAGGGGTGCTGGACACCTGGGACCCCTTGTTTATTGATACACTGGCCGGGAGCAATACGGTTGTTCTTTTTGATTATCCGGGCATTGGCGACTCTGCCGGTATGCTTCCTGAGGATATGACGGTGGTAGCCAACACCGGGGTGTCACTAATGAGCCATCTGGGTGTAAACACATTCAGTGTGGCGGGTTGGTCGTATGGAGGTTTGGCGGCACAGGCTGCGTTGTTTTTGCACCCGCAGCAAATAATCAAAGCAGTGCTGATTGGCACCAACCCTGTGGGCCAGAATGAAATTCCGCTGGACACTACTTTCCTGGAATATGCTTTTAAACCGGTGAACACGCTGGAAGATGAGTATGTATTATTCTTTGAACCTGCGCAGGGAAAAAGCCTGGCCGCAGCAAACGCTTCCCATGAAAGAATAGCGCAAAGGTTGGTTCGTGGTAAAATACCTGTAGGCATGGAAACATATCAATACTATTCAAAAGGTGCTGCCATGATGCGGGAAGATAAAGCAGGCTTTCGCGCGCAGTATGCTTCGCTGCAGGCCCCTGTGCTGGTTATTTCCGGCGATCATGATATCAGTTTTCCGGTTGAAAACTGGTTCTCGTTGTTACGCACTGCACCTTCTATACAGCATATTATTGTACACGGGTCAGGTCACGGACCACAGCACCAGGAACCGGAATTGATAGCAGGCTATATGAATCTGTTCCTGAACAGACCTGCATAA
- a CDS encoding AAA family ATPase: MEITATTVTQLQEKLSGLKKEIQKVIVGQDIILDEILVALLAGGHCLLEGVPGLAKTLMVRTLSQALHLPFRRIQFTPDLMPTDIIGTEILEEDHATGKRFFKFNKGPLFSNIVLADEINRTPPKTQSALLEAMQEFEITYGGQTYPLDRPFFILATQNPIEQAGTYPLPEAQLDRFLLYIKIGYPTAEEEANILRSTTGSKKAVVNPVVNGEDIRQLQSLVRDVAINDELILLVSELIRATRPDTTTVAYVKEWVRWGAGPRAGQALILTAKARALYKGRYAVTMEDIQAMAYPVLRHRVLLNFKAEAERISTDDVTRELLQTITRTKGVI, encoded by the coding sequence TTGGAAATAACAGCAACTACCGTAACGCAATTGCAGGAGAAGCTATCTGGGCTGAAAAAAGAAATTCAAAAAGTAATTGTAGGCCAGGACATCATACTCGATGAAATACTGGTAGCCTTACTGGCTGGCGGTCACTGTCTGCTGGAAGGAGTGCCGGGGCTGGCCAAAACCCTGATGGTACGCACGCTGTCGCAGGCGCTGCACCTTCCTTTCCGGCGTATACAATTTACGCCCGACCTGATGCCCACGGATATTATTGGAACAGAAATACTGGAAGAAGACCACGCCACCGGCAAACGCTTTTTCAAGTTTAACAAAGGTCCCCTGTTTTCGAACATTGTGCTGGCCGATGAAATAAACCGTACTCCGCCCAAAACGCAATCGGCCCTGCTGGAAGCCATGCAGGAATTTGAAATTACCTATGGCGGGCAAACCTATCCGTTAGACAGACCCTTTTTTATACTGGCTACACAAAACCCTATTGAGCAGGCTGGCACCTACCCTTTACCGGAAGCACAGCTGGACCGTTTTCTATTATATATTAAAATAGGATACCCCACCGCCGAAGAAGAAGCCAACATATTACGCAGTACCACCGGCAGTAAAAAAGCAGTGGTAAATCCGGTAGTGAACGGAGAAGATATCCGGCAGCTGCAATCACTGGTAAGAGATGTGGCCATTAACGATGAATTGATTTTATTGGTATCGGAACTGATACGCGCCACACGCCCCGACACCACCACGGTAGCCTATGTAAAAGAATGGGTTCGGTGGGGGGCAGGCCCGCGCGCCGGGCAGGCATTGATTTTAACCGCCAAAGCACGTGCGCTGTACAAAGGCCGGTATGCCGTTACTATGGAAGATATACAGGCGATGGCCTACCCCGTACTGCGCCACCGCGTGTTGCTGAATTTTAAAGCAGAAGCCGAGCGCATTAGCACGGATGATGTTACCCGCGAACTGCTGCAAACAATTACCCGCACCAAAGGTGTTATTTAA
- a CDS encoding DUF58 domain-containing protein produces MSRLLDPAVLMAIKDLPLAAKTTIDGFMSGLNKSNVKGPGLEFSQYRSYQPGDDLRWLDWKMYARSDRYYIRESETETSISVRFLIDASGSMAHKDGAFSKMDYARYLAASLGWLAALQGDAIGLYAFQNQQLYMLPSRKDPQHMNRFFYQLEQLQPEGHFTTPIAYNNIFTNSQQKELLIFISDLYQPKNEISPLLEALAAFRHEVIVLHLMARNELDMDYAGYTTLQDLETQQTIPISSPQYRQEYQQKLQAWLQTQRKQLLEKNISYRMMTMNEPIDKALNDFLQQRKKSIL; encoded by the coding sequence ATGTCGCGCCTGTTAGATCCAGCCGTATTAATGGCTATTAAAGATTTACCCCTGGCCGCTAAAACCACCATTGATGGTTTTATGTCGGGGCTGAACAAAAGCAATGTAAAAGGTCCCGGCCTGGAGTTTAGCCAATACCGCAGCTACCAGCCCGGCGATGATCTGCGATGGCTGGACTGGAAAATGTATGCCCGCAGCGACCGTTACTACATTCGCGAATCGGAAACCGAAACCAGCATATCTGTTCGCTTTTTAATAGACGCCAGCGGATCTATGGCCCATAAAGACGGCGCTTTCAGCAAAATGGATTATGCCCGCTACCTGGCTGCATCGCTGGGATGGCTGGCTGCTTTACAGGGCGATGCCATTGGTTTATATGCTTTTCAAAACCAGCAATTATATATGCTGCCCTCACGTAAAGACCCGCAGCATATGAACCGCTTTTTTTATCAGCTGGAACAATTGCAGCCCGAAGGACACTTTACCACACCCATAGCTTACAATAACATATTCACCAACAGCCAGCAAAAAGAGCTGTTGATTTTTATATCTGACTTGTACCAGCCAAAGAACGAAATATCCCCTTTACTGGAAGCGCTGGCCGCTTTCCGCCACGAGGTGATTGTATTGCATTTGATGGCGCGCAATGAGCTGGACATGGATTATGCAGGCTACACCACACTGCAGGACCTGGAAACACAGCAAACCATACCCATCAGCAGCCCGCAGTACCGGCAGGAATACCAGCAAAAGCTACAAGCCTGGCTACAGACACAACGCAAGCAATTGCTGGAGAAAAATATCTCGTACCGGATGATGACCATGAACGAACCGATAGACAAAGCATTAAACGACTTTTTACAACAACGCAAAAAAAGCATTCTATAA
- a CDS encoding BatA domain-containing protein translates to MLQLLHPIWLLAGTAIIIPIVLHLWNTRQGKILPVGSLLFLQQQAPQPAINLKLTQLLLLLLRCLLLLLLALLLAQPVWQPKASATSRTPGWILVDKADGLNTYTYCQPAIDSLLRAGYQLHYLQPGFEKTDTSRLRNDTSTHNTPVSYWSLLPALQQQAPANIDLYLFTNNRLRHFYGNRAVTHRPIHWQTYTPTDNVNSFIDKAWLTADKKIYLQLAHTHSNGTTYTYREIAPDSTQHDSISLGQHNGQWQVALPPQPPVNVDTSVMLIGVLASEDAPYMQAALTAIRNYTHLNMQVVTLQNNAPAPVKLQWLIWLSAQQVPATYQADYVLQYDTGKTVATHSAILTGHITEPLFLQQRTQVATSPGLRTLWRDGFGEPLLYSASNAPQVYRFASRFNPAWNNLTWSSSFPQMLLQVLHPATVDIHLQRDNRSMDTIQLQPSLQTGTSTLAGSAQENTPLTPACWLLAVAVFALERFFTHAIKKGGQPHAA, encoded by the coding sequence TTGCTGCAACTGTTACATCCCATATGGCTACTGGCAGGCACTGCGATAATAATACCCATCGTACTGCATTTGTGGAATACCCGGCAAGGCAAAATATTACCGGTAGGTAGCCTGTTGTTTCTGCAACAGCAAGCGCCGCAACCCGCCATTAACCTGAAACTGACACAGTTGCTGCTATTATTGCTACGTTGCCTGCTACTGTTGTTACTGGCATTATTGCTGGCACAACCCGTGTGGCAACCTAAAGCATCTGCTACCAGCCGCACCCCCGGATGGATATTGGTAGACAAAGCAGATGGCCTCAACACGTACACCTATTGCCAGCCCGCTATTGATTCTTTACTGCGGGCAGGTTACCAGCTGCATTACCTGCAACCCGGTTTTGAAAAAACAGATACCAGCCGCTTGCGTAACGATACCAGCACCCACAACACACCTGTATCCTACTGGAGTTTACTACCGGCATTGCAGCAGCAAGCCCCGGCCAACATTGATTTATATTTATTTACCAATAACCGCCTTCGTCATTTTTATGGCAACCGTGCCGTTACGCACCGCCCCATACACTGGCAAACCTATACACCAACAGACAACGTAAATTCTTTTATTGATAAAGCCTGGCTTACTGCCGATAAAAAAATATACCTCCAGTTGGCGCACACACACAGTAATGGCACTACTTATACTTACCGGGAAATAGCCCCCGATTCTACACAGCACGACAGCATTTCTTTAGGGCAGCACAACGGACAATGGCAGGTAGCCTTACCACCACAGCCACCTGTAAACGTAGACACCAGCGTTATGCTCATAGGTGTGCTGGCCAGTGAGGATGCTCCTTATATGCAGGCAGCCTTAACAGCCATTCGCAACTATACGCACCTGAACATGCAGGTGGTTACCTTACAAAACAATGCACCCGCACCTGTCAAACTTCAATGGCTGATATGGCTATCTGCACAACAGGTGCCTGCCACATACCAGGCTGATTATGTGCTGCAATACGACACCGGCAAAACAGTAGCTACCCATAGCGCTATTCTCACCGGCCACATTACAGAACCTCTATTTTTACAACAACGCACCCAGGTAGCCACCTCACCCGGTTTGCGAACCCTGTGGCGCGATGGATTTGGTGAGCCCTTATTATATAGTGCCAGCAATGCCCCACAGGTATATCGTTTTGCCAGCCGCTTTAACCCGGCCTGGAACAATCTTACCTGGAGCAGCAGTTTTCCACAAATGCTATTGCAGGTGTTACATCCGGCAACTGTGGACATTCATTTGCAGAGGGATAACAGAAGCATGGATACTATCCAATTGCAACCATCCCTGCAAACCGGTACATCCACCCTTGCAGGCAGCGCGCAGGAAAACACGCCATTAACGCCTGCCTGCTGGTTACTGGCAGTAGCGGTGTTTGCATTGGAACGTTTTTTTACACATGCCATTAAAAAAGGAGGACAACCACATGCAGCCTGA
- a CDS encoding TldD/PmbA family protein, giving the protein MKRKDFLQLSAMGLGALLLPKSMLLGNPISAEEALYEGLDVSTKKLLADVALQAATSKGATYADIRIGRYLNQFVTTRENKVQGIANTESMGVGIRVIANGSWGFAATNSFSKEDIARTAEKAVAVAKANAKIITEPVQLAPQKGYGEVNWKTPIEKNAFEVPVKDKVDLLLKVNSIAMQGGANFVNSAILAVNEQKYFASTDGSYIDQDVHRIFPTFTVTKIDRASNKFQTRKSLSAPTGMGYEYLTPLADTHIPGIVTRYKGRYDILDDIKNATADVDQKLKSKTVEPGKYDLVLDPSHLWLTIHESVAHPTELDRVLGYEANYAGTSFLTLDKWRSGNFKFGSNLVNIVADKLQPGSLGAVGYDDEGVKCKEWDLIKNGTLVNYQAIRDQAHIIGLKESQGCCYAQTWADVQFQRMPNVSLRPGQTPLSVSDMIKNVEKGIYIIGDGSFSIDQQRYNFQFGGQTFYEIKNGQIVGMLNDVAYQANTQEFWNSCSAIADASDYRLGGAFNDGKGQPSQSNAVSHGSATTRFNGVNVINTARKI; this is encoded by the coding sequence TTGAAACGAAAAGACTTTCTCCAACTTTCCGCTATGGGTTTGGGGGCATTGCTACTGCCCAAATCTATGTTACTCGGCAACCCCATCAGTGCAGAAGAAGCTTTGTATGAAGGCCTTGATGTAAGCACAAAAAAGCTGCTGGCCGATGTAGCCTTACAAGCTGCTACATCCAAAGGCGCTACGTATGCCGATATTCGCATTGGCCGTTACCTGAATCAGTTTGTTACCACACGGGAAAACAAAGTGCAGGGCATTGCCAACACCGAATCGATGGGCGTAGGCATTCGTGTTATTGCCAATGGCAGCTGGGGCTTTGCAGCCACCAACAGCTTCAGCAAAGAAGACATAGCCCGAACAGCAGAAAAAGCAGTGGCTGTTGCCAAAGCCAACGCTAAAATCATTACTGAGCCGGTGCAACTGGCCCCGCAAAAAGGCTATGGCGAAGTAAACTGGAAAACGCCTATTGAGAAAAATGCTTTTGAGGTGCCTGTAAAAGACAAGGTAGACTTGCTGTTGAAAGTAAACAGCATTGCCATGCAGGGCGGCGCCAACTTTGTAAACTCCGCTATACTGGCTGTAAACGAACAAAAGTATTTTGCTTCTACGGATGGATCTTACATAGACCAGGATGTACATCGCATCTTCCCCACCTTTACCGTTACTAAAATAGACCGCGCTTCTAATAAGTTTCAAACGCGCAAATCGTTAAGTGCCCCCACCGGCATGGGCTACGAATATCTGACGCCTTTAGCCGACACACATATACCCGGTATTGTTACCCGCTATAAAGGCCGGTATGATATACTGGATGATATAAAAAATGCCACAGCCGATGTGGACCAGAAGCTAAAATCCAAAACTGTAGAACCGGGCAAATACGATCTGGTACTGGACCCCTCGCATTTATGGTTAACCATTCACGAATCGGTAGCACACCCTACAGAGCTGGACCGCGTGTTAGGGTACGAAGCCAACTATGCCGGCACCAGCTTTCTCACATTGGACAAATGGCGCTCGGGCAATTTCAAGTTTGGCAGCAACCTGGTAAATATTGTTGCCGACAAATTGCAACCCGGCTCGCTAGGTGCTGTAGGCTATGATGATGAAGGGGTGAAATGCAAAGAATGGGATTTAATTAAAAACGGCACGCTGGTAAACTACCAGGCCATACGCGACCAGGCACACATTATTGGCTTAAAAGAATCACAGGGTTGCTGCTATGCACAAACCTGGGCCGATGTGCAGTTTCAACGTATGCCTAACGTATCGCTTCGCCCCGGCCAAACGCCGTTAAGTGTAAGCGATATGATTAAAAATGTAGAAAAAGGCATTTACATTATTGGTGACGGTTCTTTTTCTATTGACCAGCAACGTTATAATTTCCAGTTTGGCGGACAAACCTTTTACGAAATTAAAAACGGGCAGATAGTAGGCATGTTAAACGACGTGGCCTACCAGGCCAACACACAGGAGTTCTGGAACTCGTGCAGTGCAATTGCCGATGCCAGCGACTACCGCCTGGGCGGCGCTTTCAACGATGGCAAGGGACAACCTTCGCAATCGAATGCCGTTTCGCATGGCAGCGCCACCACACGTTTTAATGGAGTAAATGTTATTAACACCGCAAGAAAAATCTGA
- a CDS encoding DUF4175 family protein, with product MQPDTPAIRIQKWQRRWKQQAWLHNCMLATGGALLTGTLLHVLFQASWWWFIPLFIACLLLSLLVYPQWRLQQSDVIQYLNRHLPALEESAHLLVKPTGTLHTLEQLQWQRIQQVLLQQKPVSPLALLLKKAVAYLTGLAILSLAVLVWAGKHPQPLPKPAITVHPTPAPPTEKLLPGIDKAIIQIEPPEYTQKIIRSQAQLNVQVEEGAYLTWHVHTSLPVKRLQLLFNDSTTLSLDPIDSSRQQWQASTTIRKAGFYQVQLDEHLSEYYKIETIKDKAPVITMQSPALHTVIDFGMPQQVPVQVHVSDDYGIQNSTIVATIASGNGEAVKFKEHQLSFHNDFTTKDTGYQLQQTIDLHAMQMVPGDELYFYIKATDTHQQESRSDMYIITLPDTAQLMNLDGMVSSVAVKPEYFRSQRQIIIETELLLRSQQAISQQDFTKKSEDLGVDQKLLRLRYGKFLGEESETHIGDDRIEDGDEHHDNDHHHEAGNDAKDFNNADKIIDAFSHKHDIAEDATFFDPETKKQLKAVLAEMWNAELKLRTHLPQEALPFEYKALRLLKDLQQKSRSYVGKTSAKIPPLKPEKRLTGELDKIGSPSTQKQASEPADKNNLLRSAIGTLEQLKAQGTLSGSGIEIIQQATQHLGAAASAQPSAYLTAYEATQRIVKALRQQQKVSSADIATTEKAIRKLLPAPGAMPSAPATNGIPGLSQQYFQQLKTQQRP from the coding sequence ATGCAGCCTGATACTCCTGCTATACGTATACAAAAATGGCAACGCCGGTGGAAACAACAGGCGTGGTTGCATAACTGTATGCTGGCAACAGGCGGCGCCTTATTAACAGGCACTTTGCTGCATGTGCTTTTCCAGGCAAGCTGGTGGTGGTTCATTCCTTTATTTATAGCCTGCCTGTTATTGTCGCTGCTGGTATATCCGCAATGGCGTTTACAACAGTCCGATGTAATTCAATACCTCAACCGGCACCTGCCTGCACTGGAAGAAAGTGCGCACCTGCTAGTAAAACCAACCGGCACATTACACACACTGGAACAATTGCAATGGCAACGCATACAACAGGTACTGTTGCAACAAAAGCCGGTTTCTCCATTAGCATTACTGCTGAAAAAGGCAGTAGCCTATCTTACCGGCCTGGCCATACTCAGCCTGGCAGTGCTGGTATGGGCGGGAAAACATCCGCAGCCCCTGCCAAAACCAGCTATCACCGTACACCCCACCCCTGCCCCACCAACAGAAAAGCTATTACCAGGTATAGATAAAGCCATTATACAAATTGAACCACCCGAATACACACAAAAGATCATCCGCTCACAGGCACAGTTAAACGTGCAGGTAGAAGAGGGCGCCTACCTTACCTGGCATGTGCATACCAGCCTGCCGGTAAAACGGCTACAGTTGTTATTTAACGATTCCACCACTTTATCACTGGACCCTATCGACAGCAGCAGGCAACAATGGCAGGCCAGCACCACCATTCGCAAAGCCGGCTTTTACCAGGTGCAGCTGGATGAGCATTTATCGGAATACTATAAAATAGAAACGATCAAGGATAAAGCACCGGTGATCACCATGCAATCACCCGCCCTGCATACGGTTATCGACTTTGGTATGCCACAACAGGTACCCGTGCAGGTTCATGTATCAGACGACTACGGCATTCAAAACAGTACCATTGTAGCCACCATTGCCAGTGGCAACGGCGAAGCAGTGAAGTTTAAAGAACACCAGCTGAGCTTTCACAACGACTTTACCACCAAAGACACCGGCTATCAGCTGCAACAAACCATCGACCTGCATGCGATGCAAATGGTACCCGGAGATGAATTGTATTTTTATATCAAGGCCACCGACACCCATCAGCAGGAAAGCCGCTCAGACATGTATATCATCACCCTGCCTGATACCGCCCAACTAATGAATCTTGACGGAATGGTAAGCAGTGTAGCCGTAAAACCGGAATACTTTAGAAGCCAGCGGCAAATTATTATTGAAACAGAATTATTGTTACGCTCGCAGCAAGCCATTTCACAACAGGACTTTACTAAAAAAAGTGAAGACCTTGGCGTGGATCAAAAATTGTTACGCCTGCGTTATGGTAAGTTTTTAGGCGAAGAATCGGAAACACATATTGGTGACGACCGGATAGAAGATGGCGACGAACATCACGACAACGACCACCACCACGAAGCCGGTAACGATGCCAAAGACTTTAATAACGCCGACAAAATAATAGATGCCTTTTCGCACAAACATGATATAGCCGAAGACGCTACCTTCTTTGATCCTGAAACCAAAAAGCAACTGAAAGCAGTGCTGGCAGAAATGTGGAATGCAGAATTAAAACTGCGCACGCATTTGCCACAGGAAGCGCTTCCATTTGAATACAAAGCCCTGCGTTTACTAAAAGACCTGCAACAGAAATCACGCTCTTATGTAGGTAAAACCAGCGCTAAAATTCCACCACTGAAACCGGAGAAACGGCTTACCGGCGAGCTGGATAAGATTGGTTCCCCCTCTACCCAAAAACAAGCCAGTGAACCGGCTGATAAAAATAATTTGCTACGCAGCGCTATTGGCACATTGGAGCAACTGAAAGCACAGGGCACACTTTCGGGCAGTGGCATAGAAATAATACAACAAGCCACGCAACACTTAGGAGCCGCCGCATCTGCACAACCTTCCGCTTATTTAACAGCATACGAAGCAACACAGCGTATAGTAAAAGCGCTTCGCCAGCAACAGAAAGTATCATCGGCTGATATTGCTACTACCGAAAAAGCAATACGCAAACTATTGCCTGCGCCCGGCGCCATGCCTTCTGCCCCGGCTACCAATGGTATACCTGGCCTGTCGCAACAATATTTTCAACAGCTGAAAACCCAACAACGTCCATGA